In Deltaproteobacteria bacterium, the genomic stretch TGGATTCTTGTAGGGGCGACCGGCGGTCGCCCGCCTTTGCGAACCGCGAGAACTAATGAAAATCATCAACCTCAACGCGGCGCTAAAGCGCCTTAAGAAAATCAACGAAGAAATCCGTTACACCGACTGCTTCAAGGAAAAACAATTCACCAGCGGCCTGATCGCCTTTCGCCCGACCAAGAACTCAGATCGCAAACAAATCAATCACGATGACAAAGACGTGGTCTGCCAAGTCATCAAAGGCACCGGCCGCCTGCGCGTCAACGGCAACCGCATCCCGATGAAGCCGGGCGTCATCTGCCACATCCCCAAAGGCACGCCACACGACTTCGCCGCAGGAAGAAATGGTGAATTGGTGTTGTTCTATTCGTTGATTAAAAACGTTTGAAAGCCTTCAGCGGGATCAGCGAATCAATTCACAAATCGCAAGTCCGTCATGCCGGTGAAAACCGGCATCCAGGTGGTGGCGAGCGGTGTGGTTTCAAATACTGGATTCCGGCCTGCGCCAGAATGACGGCACGAGATGAAGGCCCATGTTCCTACGGTAGCGCCGCTCCTTAACTTCCCAGTTTGAAATGTGAAATTTGTAATTTGAAATTCTGAGCGCCAGCGAGGACTCACCACCACTTCGCCTGCTCATACTTCGCCCGATAAAACCCATCCCACACCGCAGACGCCGGTTTTAACTTCTTGTCGCTGTTTTGCATGCCGGTATAGGCCCAGATGCGCGCGATATCGTCTAGCGGCGGACGTAGGCGGGCGACCAGCCGGTCGGAATCCGTGCTGGCGAAGTTGATGACGAACTCGTAGCTATCGCGCGCGGCGGTCTTGAGCAGCAGCTCGGTGAATTGCAGCTGGTCGCCATCCGACCCGAACAGCATTGTGCCGTAGGATTTAAGATCGACGTTGCGCGAAGTCATGCCGCTTTCGGCGACGACAATCGATTTTTTAAATTGTGTGGCGAAATTGAAAAAACTCGGAGGCAGCGGCCGCGGCACTTCCGGACTCATGTGCGGATAAAGACTCATGGCGAACAGGTCGCTGTGGCGCATCATTTCCGCCACTTCTTTTTCCTGCTCCGATCCTTTGGCGTCCCGCGCCAGCCGCTTGTAGTGCAACACTTCAGTGGTGAAAAATACCGGCAGCGTTTTGTGCGCTTTCTTGAGCGCGATGTAGGTATCGCGGTGCAGCTCCTTCAGCTGGCGCCATTTGTTCACATCGCGCGACAGCAGCATGTTCGATTCGACGCCGATCGCCAAATAATCCGGCCGCATGGATTCCACCGCGCGCAAGATGAAATTGAGAAACGCCCGCTTGACGCGCGGACTGTTGAGCGCTTCCTTGTCCCACGCTTTCGGCAATGGCTGATTGTCCGCGTCGCCCCAGTACGGCGCCAAGTCGCGGCGATCTTTGTTGAGCGGCGAGATCGACAGAAATAATTTTTTACCCGCCGGAGGCCGGTAACTCATGTTGCTTTGCACGTCTTTCGAAAACGGTTTGCCGTCGTGAGCTTCAGGCCAAGGAATGCCGCCGATGAACATCACCGAAACGATATCGCCGTGGGCGTGGGCGAACTCTTGCGCGGTGGCGAGACCTTCGGCATTGAGATCCGCCGGCCAGCCGGTAAATCCCATCAAGAACGGCCGGGTCGCGGGCCCGCGATAGTCGGGCAGTGGCGCGGACTTTTGCGTTACGGGTGACGGCGCAGGCGCTGGACGCGCAGGCTCGACCAGAGATTCACTACCGCAACCGACAAATTGCAGGATAAATAGCAGAGCGAAGGCTGCGCGGATTAAATGCTGTCCCATAGCCAACAATTATTGGGCTTTGGAGTAGGAGGGTCAAGGACAAAGAGCGTCAGAACCATATTTCTATCCCCACAGACTGTCGCGGCCAACCCAATCTCAAATTACCTCATGACAAAGTGGAGTAATTTGCGAATTTTTGCCCAAGCCCAAGATAACGTCTACAGCAGCTCCACCGGATGCTTCGCTTGGCGTTTGGCCAAATGATCGATCTGCTGGCGGCAGGAAATGCCCGGCGCGACCACTTCGACATCGACGCTTGCACCCTTCACTGCGGGGGCTAGCCGTTGGTTGCCGATCTTGGCCGACAGATCGTAATGTTCCTTTTCGAATCCAAAGGAGCCGGCCATGCCGCAGCAGCCCGAGTCGACTTCGCTCACTTCATAGCCGGCGGCTTTGAGCATCGCCACGGTCGGCGCGGTTCCGACCAAGGCTTTCTGATGGCAATGGCCGTGCAGCAAAACTTTCTTACCGCCGCCGCTTGAATTTAATTTCAGCCTTTCCGCATTCACTTCGCGCATGACGAATTCTTCGAAAAGAAAACTCTGCGCCGCGACTTTCTTGGCGGCGTCGCTGCGGATGAATTCGGGATATTCATCGCGCAGCGTGAGCAAACACGACGGCTCCAAGCCAACGATCGGCGTGCCCTTGTCGGCATATGGCGCGAGCTTCTGGACATTCCACGCGGCATTTTCTTTCGCTTGGCTGAGCATGCCTTTCGAGATCATCGGCCGGCCACAGCATTTTTTGTCGACGAGCAAAACTCGGTAGCCAGATTTTTCTAAAAAGCGTGTTGCCGCGATAGCGACGTTGGGTGTGTTGTAGTTATTGAACGTATCGTGAAACAAAACCACATCGCCGTTAGCACCGTCCCCTGCCACTTTGTGTTTGACGAACCAATCCCCAAAGCTCTCGCTCGCGAACTGCGGCAGCGGCCGGCGGCGATCGATGCCGGTGAGAACTTCCATCAGCCAGCGGTTAGGCGCTGAGTTGACGATCCAATTGGACACCGGCGCCAACGCCGAGCCGATTCGATTTAGTGTCTCGATGGCGCCGAACATTCGATTGCGTAGCGGCAAACCGTTGGCGCGATGATAGTGATCGAGGAACTCGTATTTCAGTTTCGCCATGTCGACGTTGGACGGGCACTCGGCCTTGCAGGCTTTGCATTCAAGACAAAGATCCATCACGTCGTATAAACGTTTGCCGGTGAACTCCTCGCGCGGCACCAAACCCGAGAGCACGTTGCGCAGCGCGTTAGCGCGGCCGCGGGTGGAATGTTCTTCGTCGAGGGTGCCCATGTAGGACGGACACATGGTGCCGTCGAGTTTCTTCCGGCACTCGCCCATGCCGCTGCACATCTCCACCGCCCGCGCGAAGCCGCCCTGTTCGGCAAAATCGAGCGTCGTCTGCGGCTCCCAGGTTTTGTATTGCGGGCTGATCTTTAGCGATTCGGTCATCGCCGGCGCGTCGACGATCTTGCCGGGGTTGAATAAATTATTGGGATCGAAGGCGCACTTGATTTGGCGAAAGGCGTCGTACAATGCCGGGCCGAACATCTTTTGATTGAAGTGGCTGCGCGCCAAACCGTCGCCATGCTCGCCCGACATGGAGCCATTGAACTCCAAAACCAAATCGGAAATCGCGTTGGCGATGGAAACCATCTTGCCGCGCTCGCTCTCGTCTTTGAGATTGATCAGCGGGCGAATGTGCATGCAGCCGACTGAACAGTGACCGTAGTAACCCGCGACGGTGTCGTGGCGCGCTACCACTTCGCGAAAACGGCGGATAAATTCCGGCAGCTTTTCCGGCGACACCGCGGTGTCTTCGACGAACGCGATCGGCTTCTTGTCGCCTTTGGTGCCGAGCAAAAGACCGAGGCCGGCCTTGCGCACGCCCCAGATCGCTTTCACTTCTTCCGGCTTGAACGCTTGAGTCGCGGCGTAGCCGATCTTTTCACGCCGGCGCAACTCTTCGAGTTTCTCGACCTGCGCTCTGACTTCCGCTTCGGTCTCACCGGCATATTCAACCATCAGCAACGATTCCGGCGTGCCCTGCACGAAGCCCAACTTGCGCGACTGCTCGATATTACCGCGCGCCAGATTGAGAATCATCTTGTCAGTCGATTCCATGGCGTAAGGCTTGGTCTGCAAAACGATCTGGGCGCACTCCAGCGCAGCAATATCATCGTTGAAATGAATCACGTCCATGGCCGTCCATTTCGGTTTCGCCACCAGACGCATCTTGGCTTCGACGATGGTCGCCAGCGTGCCTTCCGAGCCGACGATCATACGCGCCAAATTGAATGGCTGAGGTTTGATGAATTCGTCTAAATTGTAACCCGACACCCGCCGCATGATTTTCGGATAGCGCGCAAGGATTTCGGGTTTGTGATGCGCAGCCAAACGAAATACTTCGCGGTAAGCCCGCCCCTCGATGGTGTCGGGCTTACTTTTGCGCTCGACTTCAGCCGGCGACAAATCTTTCAGCACCACTTCGCTGCCGTCGGCCAAGAGCACCGTCAGCTCGATCACGTGATCCAAAGTTTTCCCGTAGGTCAGCGAATGGGCGCCGGAGGAATTGTTGCCGACCATGCCGCCGATGGTGGCGCGGTTCGAAGTCGAAGTGTCAGGACCGAATTGAAGACCCATGCCGCGCACGTAAGCGTTCAGTTCATCCTGGACCAAGCCCGGCTCGACGCGGCACCACAATTCTTCTCGATTCACTTCGAGGACGTTCCGCATGTACTTGGAGAAATCCAACACGATGGAATGGCCCACAGCCTGCCCGGCCAGTGAAGTCCCGCCGCCGCGCGACAACACCGACACGCCCAGACGATTGGCCACTTCGATCACCGCGTGAACATCGTTCTTGTGGCGCGGCACGACGACGCCGATGGGTTCGATCTGATAGATCGACGCATCGGTGGAGTAAAGCAGGCGCGAATACTTGTCGAAGTGAATGTCGCCTTCGATGCGCTTTATTAATTCCGCCTCGATCTCAAAATAATCTCGACTCCCACTCATCGCTTCCTCCCGAAATCCGACACACTGAAGTACAAAATATCTTATCGCGCCAAGCAACCAGAAAAACAAATCCGAAATTCGAATATCGAAATTCGAAACAAACACAGAGAGAAGTAAATCTCAAATTGGGAAAATCCAAAACACCGAGACCGAAGGAAGTTTGCGTGGAACCACTCGAATGGGGATTCCAAAGGGGGTGAGCATCTCCTTGGGTCCATTGTATTCTACGGCGGGGTCAACACCCCGCTCGCGCGGTGGCTTCGTTTATTGAGGTTAGGAACGAAGGAACTTACTCGAAAATTTCACTAACGGCGCATTTAAAACCGGGTAGAAGTTCCGTGGTGAGGACATCGTTAGTTTCTTTGCTCAGCTCTGAGGCGCGTCCGTATCCATGTTGCGTTAGCTTGAAAATCTTGACGATCTCCAATTCCGGGTCGACAATCCAGTACTCCTGGACGCCAAAACGTTCAAAGAGCTTGCGTTTGGTTACTTCGTCCTTTTTGCGGCTCGATTCGGAAAGGATTTCGACGACGAGATCAGGAACGCCCTGGATGTTATCGTCCGTCACGATAGTGGCGCGCGCAGCGGAGACAAACAAAAGGTCAGGCTGCACGACGTTTTCATCAGACAATACAACATCGAATGGAGCGGCAAAAACCTCGCCGAGGCGATGAGACGCCGCGACACCGCTGAGCGCGACAAAAAGTCGCCCTGAGATTCTCTGATGTTTGGTTCTTGGCGCGGGAGTCATGTAGTGATCCCCCTCGATGATTTCATGACGCTTTCCATCGTCGGGAAACTGAAGATAGTCCTCATATGTGAGCTGGCTGCTATGAATCTCTTGCTTAACCATGGCATCTCCGCCCGCGCATCAATTAAACGAAGTCACTTCGCGGGCGGGGATTTCACCCCGCCCTTGACCAAAGGGGATGCTCGCCCCCTTTGGAAACTCCATTTAATTGTTCCCGCCTCAAGCGGCGGGGTTAACATAGAATGTATTTTCATTCTTACCAAAGGTCTCTGAGTAGCGCAAGGAAACATTGCACGGCCTAACCGCTGTCGCTTAACCCGGAAACTGGAGTGCTGGAGTACTGGAGTAATGCTGATCGCATTGTCCCAACACTCCATGACTCCAATACTCCATCACTCCGTCTGTTCACTGGATCACCTTAGTCGCCTTCATCAGCGTCCACTGCGGTAACGTCAAACCGATCTGATTCGCAGTCTTCAAATTGATGACGAACTCAAACCTCATCGGCTGCTCGACCGGCAGGTCCTCAGGCTTGGCACCTTTAAGGATTCTGTCCACGAAATATGCGACGCGCCGGTAGCTCTCCGCGATGTCCGCCCCGTAGTACATGAGCCCACCAGCATCTACAGCTTCTCTGTTGTTGTACACCGACGGCAACCGGCTCTTTAACGCTAAGTCCGCGATCCGTTTTCCGTTAGCAGTCATTAGCGCGCCCCCGGTCACGAAGAGTCCATCCGGGCGCTGCTTATTCAGCGCGGCGAATACCCTATCGAAATCGTCCGCACCGCGTACCTCCCAAGGCTGAAGAGTCAACCGCAGCGCACGCGCCGCGACTGGGAGAACCTCTTTCACCTCGAGTACACTGGGTGGACTGGCCGGCTCGTAGAGAACCGCGACACGGGCAAGTTTGGGAACCGCTTCTTTGAGCACCTCCAACCGCTTACCGCCTAGTTCAACGCCAAGGTTTGTAATTCCGGTGACGTTGCCGCCGGGACGGGCAAGGCTGTCAACCAGGCCTGGCTCGACAGGATCGGCCCCACGGCCCACCATAACGATGGGAATCGTCTTGGTCGCATTCTTGGCCGCCCGGACCAAGACGTCCCCTCCTGCTACCACGATGACATCGACCTTGAGACGCACCATCTCCGCGACAAGCTCAGAGAACCGATCGCGCTTCCCCTCCGCATATCGGTACTCGATGGCGATGTTCTGTCCTTCGATGTAGCCACGCTCGCGCAGAGCCAGCCGAATTGCCTCGGCACGGGTGGACTCACCAGCTAGATCGAGCTGCGATAGATACCCTAACCGAGGGACTTTCTTCGGCTGCTGCGCCCGCGCTGGAATTGGAAGAGCCAAGAGCATCGCGCAAAAAACTCGCCGAGTGATTTTTTTGTGCATGTGTTTTCCCCTCGATTGATTTTGCCCTCACCCTTCCCTCTCCCGCAAACGGGCGAGGGAAGGGTTCGACAGACGAAAATTTTGAATCTGTAATTTTGAATTTGAAATTTTGAATTCCCTAGCCCCATCGTAGCATCAAAACACCTAGGACAACCAACAGGGCAGCGAGGCCGTCCTTATAACTGACTTCTTCGATGCCTTTGAGCGTCAACTTGGCCAAAAAGAAACTGACAATTGGTTGGGCGCTCCAGATCGGCGCGGCGATGGACGCCGGCGCATGGACCAATGCTTTGAGCGTCATGATCGAACCGATGGCGTAAAGCATGCCGGCGGCGATGAAACAGGTTAGACTCTGCGGCGCGATTTTTTCCCATTTGAGTTCGATCTTGAGCAGACTGCCGACGGTGAGCAATAGGAAAAGACCGGTGGCGTGCATGACCAGCGCGCTCAACACCGGCGGCGCGCCATGGTCGGTGCCGAATTTCTTCAGCACCGGCACCACTCCGTAGCAGAGCGTCGCCAGCAGCGAAGTCAAGGTAATCGCCCGGCGCGCTGTGCCGTCTTCCTGGCCCTGCGCATCGTTGACAAAAAACACGCCGGAAATAATTAGTATGACGCCGGCGAAAACTTTCATCGTCAAAGGCTCGCCGAGAAAGAGTGCGGCCAACAAAACCGTCACCAATGGCGAAGAGTTATTGAGCGACTGCGCCCGCGACGCGCCGATCTGATCGACGCTGCGCACGAACAGCGTGCGGCCGAGATAGGCGCCGACCACGCCGGTGGCGCTAAATACGATCAGCGTCAAACGCGAAACATTGCCCTTGAACAGATCGCCTTCGAGCAACGCGGCGACGAGCAA encodes the following:
- a CDS encoding EamA family transporter → METGVLYALIAGLFWGTSPVLVKRGLVHASVSAATLIQQATILLTLLVAALLEGDLFKGNVSRLTLIVFSATGVVGAYLGRTLFVRSVDQIGASRAQSLNNSSPLVTVLLAALFLGEPLTMKVFAGVILIISGVFFVNDAQGQEDGTARRAITLTSLLATLCYGVVPVLKKFGTDHGAPPVLSALVMHATGLFLLLTVGSLLKIELKWEKIAPQSLTCFIAAGMLYAIGSIMTLKALVHAPASIAAPIWSAQPIVSFFLAKLTLKGIEEVSYKDGLAALLVVLGVLMLRWG
- a CDS encoding cupin domain-containing protein, with product MKIINLNAALKRLKKINEEIRYTDCFKEKQFTSGLIAFRPTKNSDRKQINHDDKDVVCQVIKGTGRLRVNGNRIPMKPGVICHIPKGTPHDFAAGRNGELVLFYSLIKNV
- a CDS encoding FAD-binding oxidoreductase, which gives rise to MSGSRDYFEIEAELIKRIEGDIHFDKYSRLLYSTDASIYQIEPIGVVVPRHKNDVHAVIEVANRLGVSVLSRGGGTSLAGQAVGHSIVLDFSKYMRNVLEVNREELWCRVEPGLVQDELNAYVRGMGLQFGPDTSTSNRATIGGMVGNNSSGAHSLTYGKTLDHVIELTVLLADGSEVVLKDLSPAEVERKSKPDTIEGRAYREVFRLAAHHKPEILARYPKIMRRVSGYNLDEFIKPQPFNLARMIVGSEGTLATIVEAKMRLVAKPKWTAMDVIHFNDDIAALECAQIVLQTKPYAMESTDKMILNLARGNIEQSRKLGFVQGTPESLLMVEYAGETEAEVRAQVEKLEELRRREKIGYAATQAFKPEEVKAIWGVRKAGLGLLLGTKGDKKPIAFVEDTAVSPEKLPEFIRRFREVVARHDTVAGYYGHCSVGCMHIRPLINLKDESERGKMVSIANAISDLVLEFNGSMSGEHGDGLARSHFNQKMFGPALYDAFRQIKCAFDPNNLFNPGKIVDAPAMTESLKISPQYKTWEPQTTLDFAEQGGFARAVEMCSGMGECRKKLDGTMCPSYMGTLDEEHSTRGRANALRNVLSGLVPREEFTGKRLYDVMDLCLECKACKAECPSNVDMAKLKYEFLDHYHRANGLPLRNRMFGAIETLNRIGSALAPVSNWIVNSAPNRWLMEVLTGIDRRRPLPQFASESFGDWFVKHKVAGDGANGDVVLFHDTFNNYNTPNVAIAATRFLEKSGYRVLLVDKKCCGRPMISKGMLSQAKENAAWNVQKLAPYADKGTPIVGLEPSCLLTLRDEYPEFIRSDAAKKVAAQSFLFEEFVMREVNAERLKLNSSGGGKKVLLHGHCHQKALVGTAPTVAMLKAAGYEVSEVDSGCCGMAGSFGFEKEHYDLSAKIGNQRLAPAVKGASVDVEVVAPGISCRQQIDHLAKRQAKHPVELL
- a CDS encoding ABC transporter substrate-binding protein — its product is MHKKITRRVFCAMLLALPIPARAQQPKKVPRLGYLSQLDLAGESTRAEAIRLALRERGYIEGQNIAIEYRYAEGKRDRFSELVAEMVRLKVDVIVVAGGDVLVRAAKNATKTIPIVMVGRGADPVEPGLVDSLARPGGNVTGITNLGVELGGKRLEVLKEAVPKLARVAVLYEPASPPSVLEVKEVLPVAARALRLTLQPWEVRGADDFDRVFAALNKQRPDGLFVTGGALMTANGKRIADLALKSRLPSVYNNREAVDAGGLMYYGADIAESYRRVAYFVDRILKGAKPEDLPVEQPMRFEFVINLKTANQIGLTLPQWTLMKATKVIQ
- a CDS encoding Uma2 family endonuclease → MVKQEIHSSQLTYEDYLQFPDDGKRHEIIEGDHYMTPAPRTKHQRISGRLFVALSGVAASHRLGEVFAAPFDVVLSDENVVQPDLLFVSAARATIVTDDNIQGVPDLVVEILSESSRKKDEVTKRKLFERFGVQEYWIVDPELEIVKIFKLTQHGYGRASELSKETNDVLTTELLPGFKCAVSEIFE